The stretch of DNA CAGGACGGCGACAACGAGGGGAAGACCTTCAAGGGACAGGTGGGCAAGCTGGTGCTGCCCGGCTTCCTGTCCATCCATGATGACCCGTCGCAGCGCGCGCTCGCGGGGGAGCCGCTCAACGGCTACTACCTCTACGACGAGGAGGGCGTGAAGGGGCAGCGGGTGACGCTGGTGGAGAAGGGCGTGCTGCGCAACTACCTGCTGGGGCGCCGTCCGGTGGAGGGCTTCCTCCAGTCGAACGGGCACGGTCGCAGCCAGGGCACGCTCAAGCCGGTGGCGCGCATGGCCAATCTCATGGTGGAGAGCACGCGCCAGGTGAGCGACGAGAAGCTGAAGCAGATGCTCATCGACGAGGCGAAGAAGCAGGGCAAGCCGTACGGCCTCATCATCCGCGACATCACCGGTGGCAACACGAACACGTCCAGCTATGGCTATCAGGCCTTCAAGGGCGTGCCGCGCATGGTGTACCGGGTGGACGTGAAGACGGGGAAGGAGACGCTGGTGCGCGGCGTGGAGATCGTCGGCACGCCGCTGTCCGCGGTGAACCGCATCGTGGCCACGGGACAGAAGCGCGGCATCTTCAACGGCTTCTGCGGCGCGGAGAGCGGGAACGTGCCGGTGTCCACGGTGGCGCCGGCGGCGCTGCTGCAGGAGATCGAGCTGCAGCGCGCGGTGGAGGGCAAGGACCGTCCGCCCCTCCTGCCGAGCCCCGCGGCGCAGCAGGCTCCGGCGCCGGCCGAGAAGCCCTGAGGCACGCCGATGCGGGGGGCACGGCGAGACAGACCCCCGGCGTCTCCGGGGAGTGACGGTCGGGTGGAGGCGTTGCTCCCGAAGGCGCCGCGCGTCCTGTCACCGCCGCGCGACGCGGTGCCAGGCCGAGGCGCGTGGGGATGTGTCGTTCGAACGCCTGAGACCGGATGCCGCGGAGTGAGGGTGATGCGCGGGGTGTTCCCGAAAGGGGGCCATGTCGTGCGGAATCGGCTGTGCGAGAGGCGTGGTTCGGCGTCACCGCTGCGTCGGGTCGTGGCTTCGTCGCGTCCTCTCTCGGGTGTCGGGGCGCGTGCCCGACGTCGACAGGCGTCCCAGGGCCTCGGGCGCCGTCGCGCGGCGAGGGCGTTCGCGGTGTCGTGGCTTCACTCCGCCAGGGCCCCGCGTCCCCACTTTTTCGCGCGGACGCTGGATTCTCGGGCGAGGACAACGGTCTTTTGGCTTCCATCCCACCCGAAAGGGGAGCCAGGCGGCATGGGGCACGCCCTCGGACTGCGGTCACGGGGGCGGCGTGTGCTCGCGGGGTGTCTCTTCCTGCTCGCGATGCTCATGGCGGGCAGCGCGGGCGCCGAGCCCGTGGCGACCGGTGATGCGTGGTTGGAGCTGGCGCACGATGACAGGCTCGGCAAGGACGGGGCCTGGGAGCTCGTCTCCGTGGAGTACACGTTGGATGGGCGGACCTTGCCGTCCGCGACGTCTCCGGGGGCTTCCGTGCCTCGACACGCGCTGCCGCTCGGGCTGCGCTGGCTCGACGTGTCCGTGGTGTACGAGGGGCGCTCGCAGGTCTTCTCGTACGTGGATGAATACCGCTTCGTGATGCGCGGGCGTGTCACCCTCGACGCGCGGCCCGGGGACACGGTGCGAGTCACCTCGATGGCCTACGAGCGCGACGGCGTCACGGTGCAGTGGCAGCAGCGTCCTGCCTTCATGCTCCTGGGCCAGCCGCAGGAGGCCATCGTCGGAATCGAATACGGCCCCGTGGTGAACACGCCGCTCCCCGATGAAGTGGCCGCGCGTGTCGTCGACGAGGTGCTCGCGGAGGCGCGCCGACTCTCGCCCCAGCGTCAAGCCACCGCGTCCATCTCGGACACCGTCGCGCCGCCCGTCTCGTGCGAGCTCGAGCCCGTCTTCTTCGCCTTCTTCGACACCCGACTCTCGACGGAGGGCGAGGCCTCGCTGCTGCGCGCGGCGGAGTGTCTCCACCGGGGCCCACAGCTGCGCGTCCGACTGCGCGGACACGCGGACATCCTCGGCCCCGAGTCCGTCAACGCCTCGTTGGGCCTGGGCCGCGCGCAGTCCGTGGCCGCGAAGCTCCAGGCGCTCGGCATCGAGGGCGCGCGGCTCGTCCTGGAGACCCAGGGCGCGGACCTGCCACCGTGCAACGACGGCACTCCGGGATGCATGGCGCGCAGCCGCCGCGTGGAGCTGCTCGTGGAGTCCTCGCCGCCCTAGCTGGACGCGAGGATGACGCGCGCTACCGGGGCTTGGTCTCCTTGGGTGGGGCCGTGCCGAGCTGCCGCGCGTCCCAGCCGCCTCCCAGGGCCTTGATGAGGCCGACCGCGGCGACCATCCGCTGCCCCCGGATGCTCACCAGCTTCTGCTCGGCGCCGAAGGCCGTGGTCTGCGCGACAATCACGTCGAGGTACGTCGCCGTGCCCGCCTTGTACTGGTTCGTCACGATGTCCACGACCTGCCGGGCCGACTGGACGCCTTCCTCCTGAAGGGCGACCTCCTGCTCGAGCATCCTCAACGACACGAGGGTGTCCTCGACGTCCTGGAACGCGGCCAGCACCGTCTGCCGGTAGTTCGCGACGCTCTGGTCGTACTCCGCGCGGGCCGCCTCGGTCTGGGCCGCGCGCAGGCCTCCATCCAGGAGCGTGGCCACCAACTGGGGGCCGAGCGACCACACCAAGGCGGGCGCGCTCAACCAATGCGCGAGCGTCAGGCTGCTGAACCCTCCGGACGCCGACAGCGTCAGCGACGGAAAGAAGGCGGAGATGGCGATGCCGATCTGCTCGTTCGCGGCCGCCGCGGCGCGCTCGGCCGCCGCGATGTCGGGGCGTCGCTCCAACAGGGATGAAGGCAGCTGCGCGGGAATCTCCGGCGGCGTCGCGCGGAGCGGTTCGCGGACGATGGCGAAGCTCGACGCGGGCTCGCCCACCAGCACCGCGATGGCATGTTCGAGCTGTGCCCGCGCGATTTCGTTCTCGGCCGCCGCAGCGCGCGCCAGCAGCCACTGGGTCCGGGCCTGGAGCACGTCCGTGCGGGCCGCGACCCCTTGCTCGTAGCGGTTCTGGGTCAGCGTGAGCGTCCGCTGGTACGCGAGGACGATGTCATCCAGCAGTTGCTGGGTCGCGTCCGCCGCGCGCAGCTGGAAATAGCTCTGTGCCAGCAAGGCCTGCGCGGACAGCTTCGCGTTCGCCAGGTTCGCGGCCGCGCTCTGCGCGGAGGCCTTCGCGCCCGCCACCTGTCGGCGTACGCGCCCCCAGAGGTCCGGCTCCCATGAGGCATCCAGGGCGAGGCTGTAGTCGTTGCCCACGCTGGTCGCGCCCGCGTCCGCGCCCGTTCCGCGCCCTCGGCCCCGGGAGCGCCCCACCGACGCGGAGGCCCCGAGCACGGGATAGGCCCCCGCGCGAGCCTGGGCCACCAACGCCCGAGCCCGCCGATAGGCCGCCTCGAAGCCCGCGACGGTCTGGTTCGCGAGCGCGACGCGCTCCTCGAGCGCGCTCAACGTGGGGTCCTCGAACACCGCCCACCAGACGCCTCGCTCGTGGTGGTCGCTGGGGCGCGCGGGCTTCCAGCCCTCCGTCGCCTCCTTGAAGCGCTCGGGGATGGCGACCTGCGTCCGTTGATAGTCGGGGCCCACCGCGCAGCCGCCCAGCATCACCGTGGCGAGCACCCGGGCTCCCAGCCGGCACGAGCGGATGCGGCCCCACCGGTGGAGGAGGCTGGCGCGACATGGAGGGGGACTCGCGGACATGAGGCTGCTCTCCCGAATCACGGAGCCTTCGGAGTGACGAGGGGGGCGCGCCGGCCGCGCTGTCGTCGGGCCCAGTGTCCGAAGCGGTCCAACGTCAGGTAGATGACCGGCGTGGTGTAGAGCGTCAGGACCTGGCTGACGCACAGGCCCCCGACGATGGCGACCCCCAGGGGCCTGCGCAGCTCGGAGCCGACGCCCGTTCCCAGCGCCAGGGGCAGCGCCCCGAGCAGCGCGGCCATCGTCGTCATCAGGATGGGCCGGAAGCGCAGTCGCGCCGCGCGGTAGATGGACTCGCGCGGGCCCAGCCCTTCCTCGCGCTCCGCCGCCAGCGCGAAGTCGATCATCATGATGGCGTTCTTCTTGACGATGCCAATCAGGAGGATGATGCCGATCAACGCGATGATGGAGAGCTCCAGCCGGAAGAGCAGGAGCGCGAGCAGCGCCCCCACGCCCGCCGACGGCAGGGTCGAGAGGATGGTGATGGGGTGGATGGTGCTCTCGTAGAGGATTCCCAGCACGATGTAGACGGCGAGCAGGGCGGCGGCGATCAACATCGGCTCGGAGGCGAGTGAGGCCTGGAACGCCTGCGCCGTGCCGCTGAAGTCGCCGTGCACGCCGGCTGGCAGCCCCAGTTGTTGGACGGCCGCTTCGATCTGCGTCACCACCGTGCCCAGCGAGGTCCCCGGCTGGAGGTTGAAGGACAGCGTCACCGAGGGAAACTGTCCCTGGTGATTCACGGAGAGCAGCGTGTCGGACGCGGCGAACCTCGAGAACACCGCGAGCGGCACCTGCTTGCCGTTCGCGGAGGGGACGTAGATGTCGTTCAGGCTCTCCGGGCGCCGCCAGAAGCGCTCCTGGACGACCATGACCACGTGGTACTGGTTGCTGGGGGTGTACATCGTCGACACCTGCCGCTGGCCGAACGCGTCGTAGAGCACGGTGTCGATCTGCGCGGGGGTGATGCCGAAGCGACGGGCCGTGTCGTGGTCTACCGTGACGAAGGTCTGCAGGCCCCGGTCCCGCTGGTCGGTGTTGACGTCGACGACGCCGGGGAGCTGCTGCAGCCGCGCCATCACCCGAGGGCCCCACTGCCTGAGGACGTCCAGGCTGTCGGCGGAGAGCGTGTACTGGTACTGCGCCCCGCCTTGCCGCCCGCCTATCACCAGGTCCTGCGCGGACTGCATGAACACGGATGCTCCCGGCACCGCCGCCAACCTTCCGCGAAGCCGGCGGATGATGGCGTCCGCGTTCGTCTTGCGCACCTCCAGCGGCTTGAGTGTCACGAAGAATGAGCCGGAGTTGGTGGAGCCGCTCGTGCCGCCCAGCGTCCCCGACACGGCCTCCACCGCGGGGTCCTCGCCGATGATCTTCGCGTACGCGGTGAACTTCCGGGCCATCGCGTCGAAGGAGATGTCCTGCTCCGCCTGGACGCTCCCGCTCAGCCGGCCCGTGTCCTGCTGCGGGAAGAAGCCCTTCGGCACGGCGATGAACAGCGTCACGTTCAGCGCGATGGCCGCGAACAGCACGAGCAGCAACAGCCCGGGATGTCGTAGCGCCCAGTCGAGGCTCCTGGCGTAGCCGTCGCGCAGCCGCTCGAACAGCCGCGGGTGGAAGCGCGAGCGCGGCTTCGTCCGGGGCGCACGTGCTCGCAGCAGCCAGGCGCACATGACGGGCGTCACGGTCAGGGACACCAGCAACGACACGAGGATGGCCACCGACAGGGTGACGGCGAACTCGCGGAACAGTCGGCCGACGATGCCCTCCATCAACAGGAGGGGGATGAACACGGCGATGAGCGAGAGGCTCATCGACATGACGGTGAAGCCGACCTCGCGCGCGCCTCGCAGCGCCGCCTCCCAGGGGGGAATCCCTTCCTCGACGTGCCGCTCGATGTCCTCCAGCACGACGATGGCGTCGTCGACGACGAAGCCCGTGGAGATGGTCAGCGCCATCATCGACAGGTTGTCCAGGCTGTAGCCCAGCAGGTACATCACCGCGAAGGTGCCGAGCAGCGACAGCGGCACCGCCACGCTCGGAATCAGGGTGGCGCGAACGCTGCCGAGGAACGCGTACACGACGAGAATCACCAGGGCGATGGCCAGCAGCAGGGTGAACTCC from Myxococcus guangdongensis encodes:
- a CDS encoding efflux transporter outer membrane subunit; translated protein: MSASPPPCRASLLHRWGRIRSCRLGARVLATVMLGGCAVGPDYQRTQVAIPERFKEATEGWKPARPSDHHERGVWWAVFEDPTLSALEERVALANQTVAGFEAAYRRARALVAQARAGAYPVLGASASVGRSRGRGRGTGADAGATSVGNDYSLALDASWEPDLWGRVRRQVAGAKASAQSAAANLANAKLSAQALLAQSYFQLRAADATQQLLDDIVLAYQRTLTLTQNRYEQGVAARTDVLQARTQWLLARAAAAENEIARAQLEHAIAVLVGEPASSFAIVREPLRATPPEIPAQLPSSLLERRPDIAAAERAAAAANEQIGIAISAFFPSLTLSASGGFSSLTLAHWLSAPALVWSLGPQLVATLLDGGLRAAQTEAARAEYDQSVANYRQTVLAAFQDVEDTLVSLRMLEQEVALQEEGVQSARQVVDIVTNQYKAGTATYLDVIVAQTTAFGAEQKLVSIRGQRMVAAVGLIKALGGGWDARQLGTAPPKETKPR
- a CDS encoding multidrug efflux RND transporter permease subunit translates to MNLSEPFIRRPIATSLLGVGIALLGALSFKLLPVAPLPQVEFPTISVQAQLPGASPRIMATSVATPLERQLGRIAGITQMTSASNLGSTSIVVQFDLSRDIDGAARDVQAAINAARGNLPANLPNNPSYRKVNPADAPIVLLALTSETFTRGQMYDFASTRLQQKLSQVSGVGQVIVGGGALPAVRVEVNPTVLNQNGLGLEAVRTALAAQNANRPKGQFDEGALTYSLQTNDQLFTAEQYRAVIIAYRNGAPVRVQDVADVTDDNVEDVHSLGLARGKQAVLLVVFKEPGANVIDTVDGIRQMLPTLQAQMPAGIDMTVTMDRTTTIRASLHDVEFTLLLAIALVILVVYAFLGSVRATLIPSVAVPLSLLGTFAVMYLLGYSLDNLSMMALTISTGFVVDDAIVVLEDIERHVEEGIPPWEAALRGAREVGFTVMSMSLSLIAVFIPLLLMEGIVGRLFREFAVTLSVAILVSLLVSLTVTPVMCAWLLRARAPRTKPRSRFHPRLFERLRDGYARSLDWALRHPGLLLLVLFAAIALNVTLFIAVPKGFFPQQDTGRLSGSVQAEQDISFDAMARKFTAYAKIIGEDPAVEAVSGTLGGTSGSTNSGSFFVTLKPLEVRKTNADAIIRRLRGRLAAVPGASVFMQSAQDLVIGGRQGGAQYQYTLSADSLDVLRQWGPRVMARLQQLPGVVDVNTDQRDRGLQTFVTVDHDTARRFGITPAQIDTVLYDAFGQRQVSTMYTPSNQYHVVMVVQERFWRRPESLNDIYVPSANGKQVPLAVFSRFAASDTLLSVNHQGQFPSVTLSFNLQPGTSLGTVVTQIEAAVQQLGLPAGVHGDFSGTAQAFQASLASEPMLIAAALLAVYIVLGILYESTIHPITILSTLPSAGVGALLALLLFRLELSIIALIGIILLIGIVKKNAIMMIDFALAAEREEGLGPRESIYRAARLRFRPILMTTMAALLGALPLALGTGVGSELRRPLGVAIVGGLCVSQVLTLYTTPVIYLTLDRFGHWARRQRGRRAPLVTPKAP
- a CDS encoding OmpA family protein; amino-acid sequence: MGHALGLRSRGRRVLAGCLFLLAMLMAGSAGAEPVATGDAWLELAHDDRLGKDGAWELVSVEYTLDGRTLPSATSPGASVPRHALPLGLRWLDVSVVYEGRSQVFSYVDEYRFVMRGRVTLDARPGDTVRVTSMAYERDGVTVQWQQRPAFMLLGQPQEAIVGIEYGPVVNTPLPDEVAARVVDEVLAEARRLSPQRQATASISDTVAPPVSCELEPVFFAFFDTRLSTEGEASLLRAAECLHRGPQLRVRLRGHADILGPESVNASLGLGRAQSVAAKLQALGIEGARLVLETQGADLPPCNDGTPGCMARSRRVELLVESSPP